The Flavobacteriales bacterium genome contains the following window.
CAGCAGTTACAAGGGTTACTACTTCACCGGCGATGGCGCGCGCCGCGATGCCAGTGGCCGCTACCGGATCATCGGCCGCGTGGACGATGTGATCAACGTGAGCGGCCACCGCTTCGGCACGGCGGAGATCGAGAACGCCATCAACGAAAGTGAGTTCGTGGTGGAAAGCGCCGTAGTGGGCTATCCGCACGACATCAAGGGCCAGGGCATCTACGCCTATGTGATCGCGGAGAAGAAGATCGACGACCCCGACAAAGCCCGCGCGGAGATCCTTGCCACGGTGGCCAAGGTCATTGGCCCCATCGCCAAGCCCGACAAGATCCAATTCGTCAGCGGCCTTCCCAAAACGCGCAGCGGCAAGATCATGCGCCGCATCCTGCGGAAGGTCGCGGAGGGCGAGATGAGCAACCTGGGCGATACGACCACACTGCTGGACCCGGCGGTGGTGGAGGAGATAAAGGCGGGGCGTCTTTAGTTCACCGCATGCTATGCCCTCGAAGACATCCTCCCGGTACATCAGTCTGCTCAAGCGATCTTTGACCGATTACCACAACGTCGGAACTTCAGAACTGCATCCCCTTTCAACGGTAGAGCCGAACTGGAAAACAGCGCTTCTCCATTCCCTGGACCAGCTGCTGCGCATGCGGAACTTCACCATCTGCAAGATGGAACCCGTAACCGCCGAGGGTCGAACAGGTGGATCGGACTGGCCGGCGAACGCACTGACGATGGTCGGCATGGAACGACTGGACCATCTGGAAGAGTGCATCACGAAGATCGCGGAACAGAACATCCCCGGTGATCTCATCGAAACAGGGGTGTGGCGTGGTGGGGCGGCCATCTTCATGCGCGCCATGCTGAACGAGCTCGCATTGGAAGACAGGAACGTGTGGCTGGCGGATTCCTTTGAGGGGATACCGGTCCCCGACCCTGATGCATGGCCTGCGGACAAGGGTAACGCACTGCACAAAGTGCGGATGCTCAGTGTTCCCTTGTCGGTGGTGCAGGGCAACTTCGCGCGGTTCGACCTGCTCGATGACCGGGTGAAGTTCCTCAAGGGCTGGTTCAAGGACACCCTGCCCATTGCCCCGATCCAGGAACTCGCGCTCCTACGCTTGGACGGTGATCTGTACGGCTCAACGATGGTCGCTTTGGAATGCTTGTACCCGAAAGTCTCCATCGGAGGGTTCGTGATCGTCGATGACTATCACTCCATTCCAGCCTGCCGCAAAGGCGTCGAAGACTATCGGGCAGCGAACGGCATTCCCGACCGCGTCCGTGCCATAGATCGAGAAGCGGTTTACTGGAGAAAGAGCCGATGAAGTTCATCTACTGGTTCGCGTACTTCAACCTCGGGTCGCCAAGCGTTCGATACAGGGCCCAGTATCCTTTGGCCTATTTCGAGCGCGAGCACGGCGTAAAGCATTTGCTCGTCGTTCCGGGTTACTCGCCGGGCAAGCTCCTTTGCTTTCTCGGAGCCTATTTCTCGGCGCTGCTCTTCCGGAAGAAGGGATCCCTCATCGTCATCCAACGCGTGAGTTCCGGTTTCATCTATGCCGCTGCGCTCAAGTTGCTTGTGAAGGTGCGTCGCAAAAGGACCATCTACGACCTCGACGACGCCGACTACCTCGAGCACGATCCGCACACCATCCACTTTTTCGCGGCCAACTGCGAACGCGTTTCGGCCGGAAGCCGGGCCATCATGGAGCACTTGGGCCAGTTCAACAAGAACATATCCTTCGTTACCTCCCCGGTCATCGACCTGGGCATCGTAAAGAAGGAACGGGCGGCGGTATTCACCATTGGCTGGATAGGTGATTTCGGTGGCGGGCACAAGCAGGGGCTGGTACAGCTGGTCTTCCCCGCGCTCAAGTGTTTCACGCTGCTCACCAAGGTCATCCTCATCGGGGTCAGGCAGCAGGAGGATGTGCGATGGATCCGCGAACACTTCGCCGCCAGTCCGCACATCGTGCTGGAATTCCCACAGCCCCCTTCATGGGAGGATGAGCACTGGATCCAACAACGGATCGCCGGGTTCGACGTGGGCGTTGCCACACTGGTGGACACGCCCATCCAGCGGGCCAAGTCAGGCATCAAGGCGAAACAGTACCTGAACAACGGAGTTCCTGTCCTTAGCACCTATCAACCGGAGAACGATCACGTGGTTGTCGACGGAGTGAACGGCTACTTCTTCTCCAACGCGCAGGAGTTCCACGAGCGGATATCCGTACTGCGTTCCATGAGCCATGCGGAGTACACGACGCTTTCAACCAATGCGCGAGCGTCGATCAAGGCGTTCGACCACGCGCACTACTACCGGAACTTCCTCGAGCTCAGTAGACCTGTCTCCACGGACCTGCCGGGCGCGTCCTGCCCGATATGAAGTGTAAGGGCTCCACTGCTCCCCCCGCACGACTAGTCCCGCACATCTAGGAGAGCACCGGCTCCGCCTTCGGGTACTTCACCTTCCCGAATTGCTTCATGTACAGGTCGTAGATGATGCCGTCGGCGAGACCGACCTTGGGAACGAACACCTCTTCGATGTTGGCGGCGCGCATGATGCGCAGGAAAATGTCGGCGGCCGGGATGATCACGTCGGCACGGTCAGGGCGGAGCCGCAAGAGCTTAACGCGGTCATCGAACGAATAACCCGCTATCCGTTCGCGCTGTGTGGTGATGTCCACCGTGGTGAGCGGTTCACCGAACGAGCTGCCCGTTTCCTTGAACAGCCGGTTGATGTTCCCACCGGTACCGATCGCCATCAGGGTGCCATGCTCGGCGCGCAATTCACTGAGGAAGGCATCCACCTCGTTCCAGACGGACGCATCGACTTTGCCCTTCAACGTGCGCACGGTACCCACTTTGAAACTGGCGCTCTTCTTCCGTTCGCCCTTCTCCAGCCAAGTGAGTTCCGTGCTTCCGCCGCCCACGTCGATGAGCAGGTAGTTGCGGTCCTTGAGCAGGTCCTGTGTCCAGAACACGTTGCTGATGAGGTCGGCTTCCAACTTCCCGTTGATGACCTCAATGTGCACGCCGCTTTCCATCTCCACCCGGGCACACACCTCCTCACCGTTGCTGGCCTCGCGCATGGCACTCGTGGCGCAACAGCGCATGTAGCTGAGACCGTATACCTCAGTGAGCAACCGGAACGCCTTCAAGCTCTTGATGAGGTAATCGCGCTTCGCGCTGGTGATGGCGCCGCCGTCGAACACATCCTCGCCCAAACGGATGGGCACGCGCACCAGTGTCTGCTTCTTGATGATC
Protein-coding sequences here:
- a CDS encoding exopolyphosphatase, yielding MDRDRTYAAIDIGSNAVRLLVGEVIERDDHPIIKKQTLVRVPIRLGEDVFDGGAITSAKRDYLIKSLKAFRLLTEVYGLSYMRCCATSAMREASNGEEVCARVEMESGVHIEVINGKLEADLISNVFWTQDLLKDRNYLLIDVGGGSTELTWLEKGERKKSASFKVGTVRTLKGKVDASVWNEVDAFLSELRAEHGTLMAIGTGGNINRLFKETGSSFGEPLTTVDITTQRERIAGYSFDDRVKLLRLRPDRADVIIPAADIFLRIMRAANIEEVFVPKVGLADGIIYDLYMKQFGKVKYPKAEPVLS
- a CDS encoding TylF/MycF family methyltransferase, producing MPSKTSSRYISLLKRSLTDYHNVGTSELHPLSTVEPNWKTALLHSLDQLLRMRNFTICKMEPVTAEGRTGGSDWPANALTMVGMERLDHLEECITKIAEQNIPGDLIETGVWRGGAAIFMRAMLNELALEDRNVWLADSFEGIPVPDPDAWPADKGNALHKVRMLSVPLSVVQGNFARFDLLDDRVKFLKGWFKDTLPIAPIQELALLRLDGDLYGSTMVALECLYPKVSIGGFVIVDDYHSIPACRKGVEDYRAANGIPDRVRAIDREAVYWRKSR